In Eubalaena glacialis isolate mEubGla1 chromosome 2, mEubGla1.1.hap2.+ XY, whole genome shotgun sequence, a single genomic region encodes these proteins:
- the SOCS4 gene encoding suppressor of cytokine signaling 4, translated as MAENSESNSKNVDVRPKTSRSRSADRKDGYVWSGKKLSWSKKSESCSDAETVSAIEKTEVPLRSQERKHSCSSIELDLDRSCGHRFLGRSLKQKLQDAVGQCFPIKNCSSRHSSGLPSKRKIHISELMLDKCPFPPRSDLAFRWHFIKRHTAPISPKSDEWVSTDLSQTELRDGQLKQRRNMEEVNCFSHTSVQPCVITNNDSSGRGGSGTGSIMNLASNNSIEDSDMDSDDEIITLCTSSRKRNKPKWEIDEEILQLETPPKYHTQIDYVHCLVPDLLQINNNPCYWGVMDKYAAEALLEGKPEGTFLLRDSAQEDYLFSVSFRRYSRSLHARIEQWNHNFSFDAHDPCVFHSPDITGLLEHYKDPSACMFFEPLLSTPLIRTFPFPLQHICRTVICNCTTYDGIDALPIPSSMKLYLKEYHYKSKVRVLRIDAPEQQC; from the coding sequence ATGGCAGAAAATAGTGAAAGTAATAGTAAAAATGTAGATGTAAGGCCCAAAACTAGTCGGAGTCGAAGTGCTGACAGAAAGGATGGTTATGTATGGAGTGGAAAGAAGTTATCTTGGTCAAAAAAGAGTGAAAGTTGTTCAGATGCTGAAACAGTGAGTGCTatagagaaaactgaagttcCTTTAAGGAGCCAAGAAAGGAAGCACAGCTGTTCATCTATCGAGTTGGATTTAGATCGTTCCTGTGGGCATAGATTTTTAGGCCGATCTCTTAAACAGAAACTGCAAGATGCTGTGGGGCAGTGTTTTCCAATAAAGAATTGTAGTAGTCGGCACTCTTCAGGGCTTCCgtctaaaagaaaaattcatatcAGTGAACTCATGTTAGATAAGTGTCCTTTCCCACCTCGATCAGATTTAGCCTTTAGGTGGCATTTTATTAAACGACACACTGCTCCTATAAGTCCCAAATCAGATGAATGGGTAAGCACAGACTTGTCTCAGACTGAATTGAGGGATGGTCAACTAAAACAACGAAGAAACATGGAAGAGGTCAACTGCTTCTCACATACCAGTGTTCAGCCCTGTGTCATAACCAATAACGATTCTTCAGGTAGAGGTGGTTCTGGGACTGGCTCTATAATGAACCTGGCTTCAAATAACAGTATAGAAGATAGTGATATGGATTCAGATGATGAAATTATAACACTTTGCACAAGttccaggaaaagaaacaaacccaaatgGGAAATTGATGAAGAAATCCTGCAACTGGAAACACCTCCTAAGTACCATACCCAGATTGATTATGTCCACTGTCTTGTACCAGACCTCCTTCAGATCAATAATAATCCATGTTACTGGGGCGTTATGGATAAATATGCAGCTGAAGCTCTACTAGAAGGAAAACCAGAGGGTACCTTTTTACTGCGAGATTCAGCACAGGAAGACTATTTATTCTCCGTTAGCTTTAGACGCTATAGTCGTTCTCTTCATGCTAGAATTGAACAGTGGAATCACAACTTTAGCTTTGATGCACATGATCCTTGTGTCTTCCATTCTCCTGACATTACTGGGCTCCTAGAGCATTATAAGGACCCGAGTGCCTGTATGTTCTTTGAACCACTTTTATCCACTCCTTTAATTCGgactttcccctttcccctgcaGCATATATGCAGAACAGTTATTTGTAACTGTACAACTTATGATGGCATTGATGCCCTTCCAATTCCTTCTTCCATGAAATTATATCTGAAAGAATATCACTATAAATCAAAAGTTAGAGTACTCAGGATTGATGCACCAGAACAACAATGCTAG